The genomic stretch CGCGCGCAAAGCCGGTGCAGAAGTCTATCGCCATACGAATGTCACCGCGCTGACGCAGCACAAAGATGACACGTGGACGGTTGAGACGGACAAGGGCAGCATTGATGCTGATATCGTCGTGAACGCCTGCGGCTACCGCGTGAATGAAGTTGGCGGCATGATGGGTGTGCATCACCCCGTCGCCTCCATGGAACATCAGTATTTCGTCACCGAAGACATCCCGGCCATCGCAGAGGCCGGCCACCGCATGCCGCTGCTGCGTTGCCCGATCTCTGACTATTATTCGCGGCAGGAAAAGAACGGCCTCTTGGTAGGTTTCTATGAACAGGACTGTAAAACATGGGGTATGGATGGCATCAGCCCGAGCTTTGCCAATGATCTGTGCCCTGACGACCTTGACCGCGTGATGGACGTCCTTGAGGGTGCGTTTGAACGGATGCCTGCCTTGGCTGAAGTTGGCATCAAACGCGTCGTGAACGGCCCGATCACCTATACCATCGACGGCGCGCCGTTGGTCGGTCCAATCCCCGGCAAGCGTAATGCCTACTGTATCATCGGCTTGCGCGCGGGTGTGGGCGAAGGGGGCGGCCATGGTTGGCTGCTCGCGCAACAGATCGTGCATGGCGAAGCGCAATACGACACATGGGTCATCGACCCGCGCCGCTTTACCGGACATACCAATGTCGAACTGACGGCATTGAAGGCCATTGAGGACTATCAGAACGAATTCCGCTTTCACTTCCCGCATGAGCATCGCCCTGCCGGTCGCAATGCCAAAACGACGCCGCTGACGCCGATCATGGCGGCGGAAGGAGCAGAGTTCACGGTTGTGAATGGCTGGGAGCGGGTCGACTACATCAAGCCGTCGCCGGACTTCCACCCGACCCTCAGCTTCAATTTTGACGAAGCCTTCGACGTCATCGGTGAAGAAGTCCGCAATGTGCAGGAAAATGTCGGCCTGTGTGAGGTCAATGGTTTTAACCGTTTCGAGATCACCGGTGCGGACCGACACCGCTTTTTGGATCGGATGTTTTGCGGTGCAGTCACCAAAAAGGATGGCCGGGTCGGCCTTGGCTATCTGCTGAACCACCACGGCAAGATCAAGGGTGAGGCGACTGTTGCCAATATCCCCGCCTCTGACCGGGGGCCTGCGCGGACTTGGTACGGGTCGGCGGCGGCATCTGAATATCACGACATGGATTGGCTGACCGCGCATTTGGGTGCCGACGAAGACGTGCAAATCAGCAGTCTGACCAACGATCAAACGATCCTTGTGCTGGCAGGTCCCAAAGCGCGTGACGTGCTGTCAGCCTGCGCGCGCGGCGATTGGTCCAAAGCCGCCTTTCCATGGTTGTCGGTGCGCGAAGCTTTCATCGGGTTCTCTCCGGTCACCGTTTTGGGCGTCAGTTTCTCGGGCGAGCTTGCCTATGAAATCCACGTGCCGAACGCGTCGCTCTACGCCGTCTATCTTGCGCTGCGCGCAGCGGGACAGCCGCATGGCCTCACGCTCTTTGGCACACGTGCGGTCGACTCGATGCGGATGGAAAAGGGTTTCATGCATTGGAAAGCGGACCTTCTTACCGAATTCGATCCGTTTGAGACGGCGCTGGACAGGTTCGTGAAACCAGAAAAGGGCCCGTTCATCGGTCAGGAGGCTTTGCAAAAGCGCATGGCACACGGACCCACCCGCAAACTTGTGACCCTAAAGATCGGCAGCACGACGACACCAGCCCATGGCGGCGCGTCTTTGATGCAGGGCGATACGGTTGTCGGCACCATTACCTCGGGTGATTGGGGCTATCGCGTGGGCCTGAATCTGGCCTATGCCTTTGTCATGCCGGACATGGCCGAGATTGGCCGCGTCATGCAACTGGACCTCTGCGGTGAACTGGTCGCAGCCGAGGTCATCACCCCATCACCCTATGATCCCGACCACGCACGGATGCGGGCGTGAACAGCGTGACGGAAAGCGCGGATGACGGCGTTGTCATCGTCCGCAACCGGTGGAAGATCTTGGGCAACAGGACTGAAGAGGCACTGTTATATTGAGTATGCGACGGCATGTGGTTTAGGTCATGTCCCATTGAGACATGTTCAAGCAGCGCTGCTTTCCGAAGGGTGTGATCCTGCTGGCCGTATGCTGGTTCTGCAGATACCCGCAGTCATGCCGCCATGCGCGCGATCTTCCGTGGCATATGGATAAAAACATATATCCGAGCAAACAGCAGATGGTGCTACCTTGGGCGGGCTGTCGATCATCTTGCTCAAATGATTGATTCCGGCTGACAGCCCGAAGTGCTGCAAGGGCCTTTATGCGCCAGACAAGTGATGCCGTCCGCTACTAAAAGCCCGTGACGGTTATTTCTGACAAAGCCAATAGCCACGCAAAGGTGATCGAAGAGGTGGATTTTGGAGACGGGCCTGACGACCGAAACGTAGCTTTCGAAGGCTCGCAACGGCCAGGAAACTCAGTTAATGCAACCGTTGCGTCTGAAGGCGAACGGGAGCCGAAGGAATGTGGGCGTCAAGTTTCCCGGACCCTCCGGCGCGCGCCAATTCGCACCGATAAACCACCGCCACCATCCGTTGGGATCGGCGCGCAAGGCCCTTTCGACTGTGGTCACATAGCCCGTTACTTCAACGAAAGCTCTGAACCGGGCTGGTGACTTCGATACGACCGATCATGAAAGGGTCGACGGCCACCTCTGCTACAGGGAGTTCTTCACGGTACTGCCGGTCTGATCCCATCTGAAAAGTGCCACGCTCCATTAGGATCAATTCCGTCGCAAACGTGACCTTGGCGACCGTCCAGCTAACCAGAAGAGCGATAGACATAGAAGTCTTGCGAGCGCGCATCCCAATGCCGACCCGGCGTTCGACCTCCATCGTTCC from Roseobacter litoralis Och 149 encodes the following:
- a CDS encoding GcvT family protein, with the translated sequence MKSRTKVVVIGGGIAGCSTLYHLTKEGWSDVVLIERDELTSGTTWHSAAQVTNFGMNQTMVGLKTHSIQLYKKLRDDPEYPVGYHHGDGGIRLANTPEQMQAYRHFASMAKGMGTTFEVIDAEECARRHPLISTDNLLGGLWDGEDGDIDPAQLCQALAFHARKAGAEVYRHTNVTALTQHKDDTWTVETDKGSIDADIVVNACGYRVNEVGGMMGVHHPVASMEHQYFVTEDIPAIAEAGHRMPLLRCPISDYYSRQEKNGLLVGFYEQDCKTWGMDGISPSFANDLCPDDLDRVMDVLEGAFERMPALAEVGIKRVVNGPITYTIDGAPLVGPIPGKRNAYCIIGLRAGVGEGGGHGWLLAQQIVHGEAQYDTWVIDPRRFTGHTNVELTALKAIEDYQNEFRFHFPHEHRPAGRNAKTTPLTPIMAAEGAEFTVVNGWERVDYIKPSPDFHPTLSFNFDEAFDVIGEEVRNVQENVGLCEVNGFNRFEITGADRHRFLDRMFCGAVTKKDGRVGLGYLLNHHGKIKGEATVANIPASDRGPARTWYGSAAASEYHDMDWLTAHLGADEDVQISSLTNDQTILVLAGPKARDVLSACARGDWSKAAFPWLSVREAFIGFSPVTVLGVSFSGELAYEIHVPNASLYAVYLALRAAGQPHGLTLFGTRAVDSMRMEKGFMHWKADLLTEFDPFETALDRFVKPEKGPFIGQEALQKRMAHGPTRKLVTLKIGSTTTPAHGGASLMQGDTVVGTITSGDWGYRVGLNLAYAFVMPDMAEIGRVMQLDLCGELVAAEVITPSPYDPDHARMRA
- a CDS encoding SUMF1/EgtB/PvdO family nonheme iron enzyme, whose amino-acid sequence is MSIALLVSWTVAKVTFATELILMERGTFQMGSDRQYREELPVAEVAVDPFMIGRIEVTSPVQSFR